In Rhodohalobacter barkolensis, the following proteins share a genomic window:
- a CDS encoding RagB/SusD family nutrient uptake outer membrane protein, with amino-acid sequence MILFQGCDGLLDVDPQQSVDSEDAITTAEDVNSVLVGAYDALGDGDLYGGWIQMTGDLLASEGNMSFIGTFFGPREIANKNQLYDNGQLTSTWVDAYNTINITNNVLANLELLDEFDAPRVEGEAKLIRGLMYFELVRLFAATYEAGQVNDQAGVPIILEPTGLITDEDNTPRSSVEDVYTLILNDLNDAKNLLSISNPEESYYGNSLVASAVLSRVYLQQGEYEDARDEANRVIEEGNYSLARSSEIGGSDFAAAFNNESNTPEDIFAMQNTNQDGTNSFITFYAEDSRGDIVISEGHLDEYEANDDRLNLFYSVGSDVFTGKWDEEPDSEINSANNVNLIRLAEMYLTRAEGNFRLGEDVGDTPLNDINIIRDRVNLDPLLIGELDLDAILLERKFELMFEGNLLHDLKRTQRDVGSRTYDDPKLVLPIPRRDIDVNSNLCQNPTYTGPQC; translated from the coding sequence TTGATACTGTTTCAAGGTTGCGATGGTCTGCTGGACGTTGACCCTCAACAGTCAGTTGACTCAGAAGATGCGATTACTACAGCGGAAGATGTTAATTCTGTACTTGTTGGAGCCTATGACGCGCTTGGCGATGGCGATCTCTATGGAGGTTGGATTCAAATGACAGGTGATTTATTGGCTTCTGAAGGTAATATGTCTTTCATTGGGACTTTCTTTGGACCAAGAGAAATCGCAAACAAGAATCAGCTGTATGATAATGGACAGTTGACCTCAACATGGGTTGATGCATACAATACAATCAACATAACCAATAATGTTTTGGCCAATCTAGAACTTCTTGATGAATTTGATGCACCAAGAGTTGAAGGAGAAGCTAAACTAATTCGCGGTTTGATGTACTTTGAGTTGGTTAGGTTATTTGCAGCTACCTATGAAGCTGGTCAGGTAAATGATCAGGCCGGTGTTCCAATAATTTTGGAGCCAACCGGTTTAATTACAGATGAGGATAACACACCAAGATCTTCTGTTGAAGATGTTTACACCTTGATTCTGAATGACTTAAACGATGCAAAAAATTTGTTATCGATTTCGAATCCCGAAGAGTCATATTATGGCAACTCATTGGTAGCTAGCGCTGTGCTTTCCAGAGTATACCTGCAACAAGGCGAATATGAAGATGCACGAGATGAAGCGAATCGTGTAATCGAAGAAGGTAACTACTCTCTGGCTCGCAGCTCTGAAATTGGTGGCAGTGATTTTGCAGCGGCCTTCAACAATGAGAGTAATACGCCTGAAGATATTTTTGCAATGCAGAATACTAATCAGGACGGAACTAATAGCTTCATAACTTTTTATGCTGAAGATAGCAGGGGAGATATTGTAATAAGTGAAGGTCATTTGGACGAGTACGAAGCCAATGATGATCGGCTGAATCTATTTTACAGTGTTGGTAGTGATGTATTCACTGGAAAGTGGGACGAAGAACCAGATAGTGAGATTAATTCTGCCAACAATGTAAACTTGATAAGATTGGCTGAAATGTATCTAACCCGTGCCGAAGGAAACTTCCGGTTGGGTGAAGATGTCGGTGATACTCCACTTAATGACATCAATATCATTCGCGACAGAGTGAACCTGGATCCATTGCTTATTGGCGAGTTGGATTTGGATGCAATTCTTCTCGAAAGAAAGTTTGAGTTAATGTTCGAAGGCAATCTTTTACATGATCTTAAAAGAACACAACGAGATGTTGGTTCCAGAACATATGATGATCCTAAGTTAGTATTACCAATTCCAAGACGTGATATTGACGTAAATTCAAATTTATGTCAAAACCCAACGTACACGGGGCCTCAATGCTAA
- a CDS encoding cyanophycinase, producing MKKHLLLIGIISAALISFSCTEGEDSNENSPEGSLLVIGGGSRPDVMLDRIIAETELENPENYAIVLTMSGFDPDTSGYYGERQFREKDIENIRFYDFERRHEFSESASDSLENASLIYITGGSQSRFMEAVESVPEIAGSIENAYMNGAMIAGTSAGAAIMSRIMITGDQANYPDYTSTFYHLEKDNMVTDEGLGLIEGVIVDQHFVERARNNRLLTAVMEYPDHVGIGISESTAILVKGNQAEVVGNSQVLVYQNRSGEAKVENGKTGARSIQLDIYLPGEMFDID from the coding sequence ATGAAAAAACATCTATTACTTATTGGAATCATTTCGGCAGCTTTAATTAGCTTTTCATGTACTGAAGGAGAAGATTCAAATGAAAACAGTCCAGAAGGCTCTCTACTCGTCATCGGTGGTGGAAGCCGGCCGGACGTGATGCTTGATCGGATCATCGCAGAAACGGAACTTGAGAATCCGGAAAATTACGCGATTGTTTTAACCATGTCAGGTTTTGACCCCGATACATCCGGCTACTACGGCGAGCGACAGTTTAGGGAGAAGGACATTGAGAATATTCGCTTCTACGATTTTGAGCGTCGACATGAATTTTCAGAGTCAGCTTCTGATTCTCTCGAAAATGCATCCTTAATTTATATTACAGGCGGTTCCCAGTCTCGTTTTATGGAAGCGGTAGAGTCTGTCCCCGAAATTGCAGGCTCCATCGAAAACGCATACATGAACGGAGCGATGATTGCAGGAACCAGCGCCGGCGCGGCCATTATGAGCCGAATTATGATCACCGGAGATCAGGCCAACTATCCGGACTACACCTCAACGTTTTACCATCTGGAGAAGGATAACATGGTAACAGATGAAGGACTTGGTTTAATCGAGGGAGTGATTGTGGATCAGCACTTTGTAGAGCGTGCCAGAAACAACCGGCTGCTAACGGCCGTGATGGAGTACCCGGATCATGTTGGGATTGGTATCAGCGAATCCACGGCCATATTGGTGAAGGGAAACCAAGCTGAAGTGGTAGGGAATTCGCAGGTTCTGGTATATCAAAATCGATCGGGTGAGGCGAAAGTTGAAAATGGAAAGACAGGTGCCCGGAGTATTCAGCTCGATATCTACCTGCCCGGGGAAATGTTTGATATAGATTAA
- a CDS encoding serine hydrolase, protein MYKYFLIVLFFVSACSSPKSIDQLKADIENHISEEEGTFAIWFQHLQEPDRFFAINEDTLFHAASTMKTPVMIELFRRAEAGEFDLSDSIEIENKFYSIVDGSEFQLTLDPDGDDPFERRVGEMATLYDLNHAMITYSSNLTTNLLIRLVGAEETTETMRDLGAESIQVLRGVEDLKAFDQGLSNRTTAKDLGIIYEHIANGTAVSPEMDSVMVEVLKDQYYQDVLPEYLPDDVVAANKTGFITGVRHDSGIFYLPDGQSYILIFLSKNLPDEDRGRDVGREISKKIYDWLTIADD, encoded by the coding sequence ATGTATAAATACTTCCTGATTGTTCTGTTTTTTGTTAGCGCGTGCTCATCTCCAAAATCCATTGATCAGCTTAAGGCCGATATTGAAAATCATATTTCAGAAGAAGAGGGCACATTTGCCATTTGGTTTCAGCATTTGCAGGAGCCGGATCGATTCTTTGCCATCAATGAGGATACACTGTTCCACGCAGCCAGCACGATGAAAACCCCGGTAATGATCGAACTGTTTCGACGGGCTGAAGCCGGTGAGTTTGATCTGTCCGATTCCATCGAGATTGAAAATAAGTTCTACAGTATTGTGGATGGATCAGAATTTCAGCTAACACTGGATCCTGACGGAGATGATCCATTTGAGCGCCGCGTTGGCGAGATGGCCACTCTTTATGACTTGAATCACGCGATGATCACCTACAGCAGCAATTTAACCACAAACCTTTTGATTCGCCTTGTGGGTGCCGAAGAGACAACAGAAACCATGCGTGACCTGGGGGCAGAAAGTATACAGGTTCTGCGTGGCGTGGAGGATCTGAAAGCCTTTGATCAAGGGCTCAGTAACCGTACAACGGCAAAAGATCTCGGGATCATTTATGAGCATATCGCCAACGGAACGGCGGTGAGTCCGGAAATGGACAGTGTGATGGTGGAAGTATTAAAAGATCAATATTACCAGGATGTGCTGCCTGAATATCTGCCCGATGACGTGGTTGCAGCAAATAAAACCGGGTTTATTACAGGTGTGCGTCACGATTCGGGGATATTTTATCTGCCAGACGGACAATCGTATATTCTGATTTTTCTCTCCAAAAACCTGCCCGATGAAGATCGTGGGAGAGATGTGGGTCGCGAAATTTCAAAGAAAATTTACGATTGGCTGACCATCGCTGATGATTAA
- a CDS encoding PAS domain-containing sensor histidine kinase, which produces MQFSESILASSPFGFAYHKVVLNEKNRPVDYTFLKVNEAFEKLTGLKGKEIIGKSAKEVLPGIDDGSEDWIGTFGDIALKGKSDVIEQYSKPLDRWFQVQVWSDETGYFATLFVDITEKTRARKQIKSKEKEYHEIFSNIAQSIFVIDITPDERFIIKDFNDTQLTYLNMKREDVQGKFIDEVFPKEVADNIISNYQNCLAAGAEISYEEDVSMPGRGRRHYLTTISPIRNESDRIYRFVGISVEITERKGAEEALNQEREFNNAILTSAADGIVACDANGKLVLFNDKAREWHGVDLMKIPVEEAVHHYDLCHLDGETPLKPSEIPLMRAFNGEAVLNAGMSIVPKGKPARYILASGSPIIDERGGKLGAVIMMKDITERIKVERKLQENEERLEATLHSIGDGVISCNKEGSILNINRVAEKLTGWTENDAIGEPIDKVFDIINAHTREKSENPVKRALKEGRIVGLANHTILISKDGVEFQIADSCAPIRDAERNIIGCVLVFRDVTDEYRQREALRASEERFRSLTYNIPGVIYLCNNDERFTMNFISDQVEELTGYPAQDFLKDRISFIDLYHPDDIDWIQDEINQAVNNRESFQLNYRILHRNGSWRWILEHGTGIYSEDDELQYLEGYLTDITERKEAEELVHKASQQLEFHIENSPLAVIVSDENFEVVQWSKSAEELFGWTEEEVLEKRREEWAFTHKDDIESVNQKIDELLQGRKSSNVSRNRNYTKEGKLLNCEWYNSVMFDKNGKIISIFSLVHDVSDREEKERAIKESLAEKEIMLSEIHHRVKNNLAVVSGLMQLQALGTDDDKLQAELYDSVNRIKTMASVHELLYQSDSYSRLDFRDTILQLVNNISETLQASTEVDIDIQCEDIKLNINKAIPASLIVNEVVTNAYKHAFVNREKGRLTFKITDTEGTVSIIIADDGVGIESGRIKKFESLGMHLIQELTNQVNGTFEYVNVNPGTEFRLKFPK; this is translated from the coding sequence ATGCAATTCTCAGAATCAATCCTAGCCTCCTCACCGTTTGGTTTTGCATACCATAAGGTTGTGCTGAATGAAAAAAATCGTCCGGTAGACTACACCTTTTTAAAAGTCAATGAAGCGTTTGAAAAACTGACCGGATTAAAAGGAAAGGAGATCATTGGTAAATCGGCCAAAGAAGTGCTTCCAGGAATTGATGACGGTTCGGAAGACTGGATCGGAACATTTGGTGATATTGCATTAAAAGGCAAAAGTGATGTGATAGAGCAATACTCAAAACCGCTGGATCGATGGTTTCAGGTCCAGGTTTGGTCGGATGAAACAGGGTATTTTGCTACACTCTTTGTGGATATAACCGAGAAAACGAGGGCCCGGAAGCAGATCAAATCGAAAGAGAAGGAGTATCACGAAATATTTTCGAATATCGCACAAAGTATTTTTGTGATTGATATTACGCCTGATGAGAGATTCATCATAAAGGATTTTAATGACACTCAGCTTACCTATTTGAATATGAAAAGGGAAGATGTTCAGGGAAAGTTTATCGATGAGGTTTTCCCGAAGGAGGTGGCAGATAACATCATTTCCAATTATCAGAATTGTTTAGCTGCAGGTGCTGAAATATCGTATGAAGAAGATGTTTCGATGCCCGGCCGGGGACGGAGACACTATCTTACAACCATCTCACCCATTCGGAACGAATCGGATAGAATTTACAGGTTTGTGGGTATCTCTGTTGAGATTACGGAACGTAAAGGAGCAGAAGAAGCCCTGAACCAGGAACGAGAATTTAACAATGCTATTCTTACTTCTGCCGCTGATGGAATTGTAGCCTGCGATGCAAATGGTAAGCTGGTTCTGTTTAATGATAAAGCAAGGGAGTGGCACGGTGTAGATTTGATGAAGATTCCTGTAGAGGAGGCTGTTCATCACTACGACCTCTGCCACCTGGATGGAGAGACTCCTCTGAAACCATCTGAAATTCCGTTAATGCGAGCTTTTAATGGAGAGGCAGTTTTAAATGCGGGAATGTCAATTGTACCCAAAGGGAAACCGGCCCGATATATTTTAGCCAGCGGGAGCCCGATTATTGACGAGAGAGGAGGCAAGCTGGGTGCAGTAATTATGATGAAAGATATTACCGAACGGATAAAGGTAGAACGGAAGCTTCAGGAAAATGAGGAGAGATTGGAGGCCACATTACACTCTATTGGTGATGGTGTGATCTCCTGTAATAAAGAAGGAAGCATTCTGAATATCAATAGAGTGGCAGAAAAACTTACAGGCTGGACCGAGAACGATGCCATAGGTGAACCTATAGATAAGGTGTTTGATATTATTAATGCTCACACGCGTGAAAAGAGCGAGAATCCTGTGAAGCGGGCGTTGAAAGAAGGCCGGATAGTAGGTCTGGCAAATCATACCATTTTGATTTCCAAAGACGGAGTCGAATTTCAGATTGCGGATAGTTGTGCCCCCATTCGGGATGCAGAAAGAAATATCATTGGTTGTGTATTGGTATTTAGAGACGTAACCGACGAGTACAGGCAGCGGGAAGCGTTGCGCGCCAGCGAAGAGCGGTTTCGGTCATTGACCTACAATATTCCGGGCGTCATCTATTTGTGCAATAATGATGAGCGATTTACGATGAACTTTATCAGTGATCAGGTTGAGGAACTGACCGGTTATCCGGCGCAGGACTTTTTGAAAGACAGGATCAGTTTTATAGATCTCTATCATCCTGATGATATTGATTGGATTCAGGATGAAATTAACCAAGCGGTAAATAATCGTGAGTCGTTTCAGCTGAATTATAGAATATTGCATAGAAACGGAAGCTGGAGATGGATTTTAGAACACGGAACCGGTATTTACAGTGAAGATGATGAGCTGCAATATCTCGAGGGATATCTGACCGATATTACCGAACGTAAAGAGGCAGAGGAATTGGTACATAAAGCATCTCAGCAGCTGGAGTTTCATATAGAAAATTCACCTCTTGCCGTGATTGTATCGGACGAAAACTTTGAAGTGGTGCAGTGGTCGAAGAGTGCAGAAGAGCTGTTTGGGTGGACCGAAGAAGAAGTGCTTGAAAAAAGAAGAGAGGAGTGGGCTTTTACTCACAAAGATGATATTGAGTCGGTTAACCAAAAAATTGATGAACTGCTTCAAGGACGAAAGTCCAGTAATGTGAGCCGTAATAGAAATTACACGAAAGAAGGAAAACTGCTTAACTGCGAGTGGTACAACTCTGTAATGTTTGATAAAAACGGGAAGATTATCTCAATTTTTTCTCTTGTCCATGATGTCTCTGACCGGGAGGAGAAGGAGAGGGCTATTAAAGAATCCCTTGCCGAAAAGGAGATTATGCTTTCTGAGATTCATCACAGGGTGAAGAATAATCTGGCCGTTGTATCCGGGCTGATGCAGCTTCAGGCTTTAGGAACAGATGATGATAAACTACAGGCTGAACTGTACGACAGTGTGAACCGAATTAAAACGATGGCTTCTGTTCACGAGCTACTTTATCAATCGGATAGCTACTCCAGGCTCGACTTCAGGGATACAATCTTACAACTGGTAAACAATATTTCGGAGACGCTTCAGGCATCCACGGAAGTTGACATTGATATTCAGTGTGAAGATATCAAGCTCAATATTAATAAAGCCATTCCGGCTTCCCTGATTGTGAATGAGGTGGTTACAAACGCCTACAAGCATGCATTTGTGAATCGGGAAAAGGGCAGACTGACATTTAAAATAACCGATACAGAAGGAACGGTGAGTATAATCATTGCCGATGACGGGGTGGGTATCGAGTCCGGCCGCATAAAAAAATTCGAGTCACTGGGTATGCATCTTATTCAGGAGTTAACCAACCAGGTGAACGGTACATTCGAATATGTAAATGTTAATCCCGGGACGGAATTCAGGTTAAAATTTCCGAAGTAA
- a CDS encoding TraR/DksA family transcriptional regulator: MSKQKAPVNNTYLSEEELSHFKEKLHQEKREAESMIDDLKSNLDSLNDSADDVQSSQDHHQGDLGTKENRKATILKKIEKQTEKLDQITVALDRIETGNYGICVDTGEQIQKERLEAIPYAIRSVVAKD, translated from the coding sequence ATGTCTAAGCAAAAAGCACCGGTCAATAATACATATCTAAGCGAAGAAGAACTCTCTCACTTCAAAGAGAAACTTCATCAGGAAAAGAGAGAAGCTGAATCCATGATTGACGATTTGAAGAGCAATCTGGATTCCCTGAACGATTCCGCAGATGATGTGCAATCTTCACAGGATCACCATCAGGGTGATTTGGGGACAAAAGAGAATCGAAAAGCAACGATTTTGAAGAAGATTGAAAAACAGACGGAAAAGTTGGATCAAATAACTGTAGCCCTGGACCGAATTGAAACCGGGAATTATGGAATTTGTGTTGATACCGGAGAGCAGATTCAGAAAGAGCGTCTTGAGGCTATTCCCTATGCCATAAGAAGCGTTGTGGCGAAGGATTAA
- a CDS encoding formylglycine-generating enzyme family protein, with product MKYISAFLLLLMTGCALFRPSLQSQLEPLEMTRIEGGTFIMGDVIEEENDDSLPLHEVTLPDYYIGTYEVTYRQYDAYAEATKRELSRDDGRGRGNRAVIYVNWYDAQAFCNAYGYRLPTEQEWEYAARSGGKHEIYAGTSDPDSLDHFARHKNNSGGYSFLVGTKKPNGLGLYDMSGNVAEYVGDYYPFYKTDPDSIEYYPLEERAMRAIRGGSFNQEDNVLRTYWRVGVLAELQDHTIGFRCAKSAGKEN from the coding sequence ATGAAATATATCTCTGCATTTTTACTCCTCTTAATGACCGGCTGTGCCCTCTTCAGGCCCTCACTGCAATCCCAGCTGGAACCTTTGGAAATGACTCGAATTGAAGGCGGCACATTTATCATGGGGGATGTTATTGAAGAAGAAAACGACGATTCCCTCCCTCTTCATGAAGTAACCCTACCGGATTATTACATCGGCACTTACGAGGTTACCTACCGTCAATATGATGCTTATGCGGAGGCAACAAAAAGGGAACTTTCCCGGGATGATGGCCGTGGCCGGGGGAATAGGGCCGTAATCTATGTAAACTGGTACGACGCACAAGCATTCTGCAACGCCTACGGGTATCGGCTGCCAACAGAACAGGAATGGGAATATGCGGCCCGATCGGGTGGTAAACATGAAATCTACGCCGGCACCTCAGACCCAGACAGCCTTGATCATTTTGCCCGACACAAAAACAACAGCGGCGGCTACTCATTTTTAGTGGGCACCAAAAAGCCCAACGGACTTGGACTTTACGATATGAGTGGTAACGTGGCCGAGTATGTAGGCGACTACTATCCCTTTTATAAAACCGATCCCGACTCTATTGAGTACTACCCGCTTGAAGAACGCGCCATGAGAGCTATCCGCGGCGGTAGTTTTAATCAAGAGGACAATGTACTCAGAACCTATTGGAGAGTTGGAGTTTTAGCTGAACTTCAAGATCACACCATTGGATTTCGGTGTGCTAAAAGTGCCGGAAAAGAGAATTAA
- a CDS encoding NAD(P)-dependent oxidoreductase, which translates to MKVTIADKLPEEAIDQLKQLGLDVDNNPGLKEKDLASGLKDSQILIVRSTVVNKECIDHSPKLSLIIRAGAGVNNIDIEAASGKGIYVANCPGKNAIAVAELTLGLILSLDRFIPQNVSDFNAGKWNKAAYSKADGLYGKTIGIIGTGMIGQEVIKRAQGFGLNVIAWSRSLTSEMADEMEIERAGSIQEVAEASDILSVHLAMNAQTKGIISKEILSSLKDGAMFINTSRDGVVDEEALYDEVKNGRLKAGLDVFSDEPEFKEGEFESRFQGLDNVCITHHIGASTNQAQMAVADDAVDIVRGYIKEGKVRNWLNRCEHTESPWQLVVRHYDKPGVIANVMNELKEANINAQELENVIFDRKLAACCTIQLDAEPSEKVLNNICTRQDEVISATLVPRS; encoded by the coding sequence ATGAAAGTTACCATAGCAGATAAATTACCTGAAGAAGCAATCGACCAGTTAAAGCAGCTGGGATTGGATGTGGATAATAATCCCGGTTTAAAAGAGAAGGATCTGGCTTCGGGATTAAAAGATTCGCAAATACTTATTGTAAGATCAACGGTTGTGAACAAAGAATGTATTGATCACAGCCCAAAGCTGAGTTTGATTATCCGTGCCGGTGCCGGAGTGAATAATATTGATATAGAAGCGGCCAGCGGGAAGGGGATTTATGTTGCAAATTGCCCGGGTAAAAATGCAATAGCTGTAGCAGAACTTACCCTGGGATTAATTCTATCATTAGATAGATTTATCCCCCAGAATGTATCTGATTTCAATGCAGGAAAATGGAATAAGGCTGCCTACTCTAAAGCCGATGGATTATACGGTAAAACCATTGGGATCATTGGAACCGGAATGATTGGCCAGGAAGTGATAAAAAGGGCGCAGGGATTTGGATTAAACGTAATTGCATGGTCACGTTCGCTTACTTCTGAAATGGCTGATGAGATGGAAATTGAGCGAGCGGGTTCAATCCAGGAAGTAGCCGAAGCATCAGATATATTAAGTGTGCACCTGGCAATGAATGCCCAAACCAAGGGGATCATTTCAAAAGAAATACTGTCTTCATTAAAAGATGGTGCAATGTTTATCAATACGTCACGAGACGGAGTGGTAGATGAGGAAGCTCTTTATGATGAAGTTAAAAACGGAAGACTCAAAGCCGGCCTGGACGTGTTTAGTGATGAACCGGAATTTAAAGAGGGTGAGTTTGAAAGTCGTTTTCAGGGATTGGATAATGTGTGTATCACCCATCACATTGGTGCGAGTACGAATCAGGCTCAAATGGCAGTAGCAGATGATGCGGTTGATATTGTCCGCGGCTATATCAAAGAGGGAAAAGTGCGGAATTGGTTAAACCGCTGCGAGCATACCGAATCTCCATGGCAGCTGGTTGTTCGACATTACGACAAGCCGGGTGTTATTGCGAATGTAATGAATGAACTCAAGGAGGCAAATATCAACGCTCAGGAACTCGAAAATGTAATCTTTGATCGGAAACTGGCTGCGTGCTGTACAATTCAACTGGATGCCGAGCCATCCGAAAAAGTCCTTAACAACATTTGCACCCGTCAGGATGAAGTAATAAGTGCAACGCTGGTGCCGAGGAGTTGA
- a CDS encoding endonuclease domain-containing protein: MRRPIIPYNPKFKERARFLRNNSTKSERLLWKYLKGKQMLGFDFHRQRPVDQYIIDFFCQELYLGIELDGYTHHFVETAKKDVQREKRLSKFGVKIIRFWDDEVFKDLDNVLRVIKHTVEERKSELSLN, from the coding sequence ATGAGACGACCAATCATTCCATACAATCCAAAATTTAAGGAGAGAGCGAGATTTCTCAGAAATAATTCAACTAAAAGTGAAAGGTTACTATGGAAATATCTGAAAGGGAAACAGATGTTAGGATTTGATTTCCACCGCCAAAGACCTGTCGATCAATACATTATTGACTTCTTTTGCCAAGAACTATACCTGGGAATTGAACTTGATGGGTATACGCATCACTTTGTTGAAACAGCGAAGAAAGATGTCCAACGAGAAAAGAGGCTCAGTAAATTTGGCGTGAAAATAATTCGATTTTGGGATGATGAAGTTTTTAAAGATTTAGATAATGTACTTAGAGTGATTAAGCATACAGTCGAAGAGAGAAAATCAGAATTAAGTCTCAATTAA